The following DNA comes from bacterium.
CGGCGGCGGGTGAAGCACTTGCGGTCATGGATGTCCCCTACCGCGTCTGGCGGGTCGATTCCTGCACCCCGTAGGGTTAGCCCTCTACGCTGTCGAGGTTCCCGATCATATAGCCGTAGCTCCCGGGCTCGACGACATCCGCGGTCCGGTGCAGCAGGATCGTGACGTTCCGCCGATACGGCGCCGAGATCGCCTCGAGTTCTTCGAAGGTCTGGGGATGGTAGACGCGCCCCAGCACCGTGGCCGGTCCCACCTCGACTCCGAGGGCGGTCACCTCGGGGATCAAGAGGCCGCCGGCGTGGGGTCGGAGTGTGGCGATCTCGGTCAGCACCGTCTGCGGGGGCGCCGCCGCCGGAATGGGGGGAAGCATCTCCATCGCCCGCATCACGTTCAGAATTCCCCGGACCCCGCGCTCGACGTACTCGGACTGGTCGACGTCGCCGCCGCCGAGCTCCACGACGATCGACGGCACGTCCCGCGCGCGCGTGATCCCGCTTGCCGTCCCGGGGTACGGGTCGCGAGGCCGGTACAGCCAGGCCGAGCCGAAGGCTCGGGAGAGACGTTCGTCGTTGACGATATACACGTAGTCGACGGTCGGATACGCGCCGCCGGCATGGAGATCCACCAGCGCATCGATCTGGTTGAGGAATCGAGTCGTGATCTTGTCCGCCAGCTGCTCGGTGAACCCGCCGTGCGGATCTCCGGGAAAGACGCGGTTCAAGT
Coding sequences within:
- a CDS encoding M14 family metallopeptidase, which encodes MSSAWTVQRIPITSLASGAEVSLALHELRGRQGDGPTLGLAAGIHGDEAVGVEILFRVRTRLSAGDLRGRVLMLPCANPLSYAAITRNTPLDMTNLNRVFPGDPHGGFTEQLADKITTRFLNQIDALVDLHAGGAYPTVDYVYIVNDERLSRAFGSAWLYRPRDPYPGTASGITRARDVPSIVVELGGGDVDQSEYVERGVRGILNVMRAMEMLPPIPAAAPPQTVLTEIATLRPHAGGLLIPEVTALGVEVGPATVLGRVYHPQTFEELEAISAPYRRNVTILLHRTADVVEPGSYGYMIGNLDSVEG